In Elusimicrobiota bacterium, the DNA window CTTCGCGCTCAAGGCGCGCCTGCGGCGGGGGGGGAGCTTGGCGACGGCGATGTCTCATCACCCCGGTCTCTTCCCTGGCTGGCAGGTCGAGATCGTCCGTATGGGCGAGGCGACGGGGCGGATGGAGTTGGCGCTGGCGGCCGTGTCGGACATCCTGGAGACGCGGAGGCTCTTTTGGCTCGGCCTCCTCGCCCGCTTGGCGACGCCGGTATTCCTCTTGCACCTCGCGCCGCTGATACTCGAGGCTCCGTTATGGGCGAGCGCGGGCTTTGATGCCTATTGGCGCGTGGTTCTGGGCGCCTTGGTCCGCATGGACCTCCTCTTGCTGGCTCTTTGCCTCTCGTGGCCTTGGGTCAAGGACAGCGCCTTGCTCGACCGCTTTTGGCGCTTCGACGCGAAGCATCGCTTCCTCGTCTGTCTGTCGGCGCTGTTCCGCGCCGGGGTCTCCCTCGATGAGGCCGTCGCGATATCGTGCGCGGCCGCCGGCCGCCCGCGGCCTCAGGAGGGCGGCTCCAAGGAAGCGTTCGTCGATCGGCTGGCCCGCATCGGCGTCTTTTCGGGGGAAGAGTTGGGCCTTCTGCGCGTGGCGGAATTCTCCGGAACGCTCGACACGGCTCTCGGGCATCTTGCGGATCGGGCTCGGCAGGATTGGGTATCCGCTCTCAAGAAGGCGTAAGCTCGCGCTAGTCGGACATTGGGCCCAAAATGTCCTAGGTCCAATGAATCGGCGGACTGACGCCGATGGTCTCGGGGCGCTTCAGCCGCTTTTCGATAGAATCGCCGCATGCTGCATAAGTCCGTCGCCGCGGTCGTCTCCGTCGCCGTCCTCATCGGCGGCCCCGGACTGACCGCGCCCGCGGCCGCCCAGACGATGACACGCGGCGCGGCCGTGAACGTTTCCGTCACCCCGTCGATCGGAGCGGGGTTCGGCGGGTCCATCCCAGGCGCTCCGTCCTTAAGCAGGGCCATCCCCTTGTCCGGCGTCTTGGCCGCCCCGAGCCCGCTGAGCGCGCCGGCCGTCGCCGTCAACGCCGCCGTCGATGCCGCTCCCGTTCCCGCCGCGGCCGCTTTGGCCGCGATCCCGGCTCCGTCCGCTCCCAAGGGCTCTCCCGCCGCCGCGCCCAAGGCCGCCCTGAGGGCTCTCGCGGACGCGTCCGCGCGGGCCGCGGCCGTCGGAGACCGGTTTTTCGACCAGAGCGCGCCCGCCGCCCCGGAGGCCGAGATCGTCCTCATCCGGACGCTTCCCGCGGAGGACGGTCGCCGCGGCACGGGCCATGACCAATCCGCGCAGCTGGAGGCGCTGGTGCAGCGGAGCGAGGGCAAGATCAAGAGCCTCGAAAGGGACGGCCCGTTCTCCCTGTTCCAGGAGACCTTCGCCGTCGAAATAAAAGCCTCGGCGCGCGCGGAAATCCTCGCCGAGCTCGGCGCGATCGCGGGCATCGAATTCCATTCCTTGTCCGACCTATTGAGCGCCGCCGCGCGCCGGGAGCCGAGGCCGCTCCCGGACGCCGAGCGGTTCGCGGCCTACGCGGGCCGGCTCGACAAGGGCTCGCTGGCCGAGCGCCTGGGCGCCTTCGCCGAGCTCGGCTCGGCGCTCGAGTCCGCGGCGCCGGAGCAGGTCGCGGCCCTGCCCGTGGAGGCTCGCGACGCGGTCGCCGTCGAGCTCTACGACCTCGCGGCCGTGGCCGTCAACACCTTCAACCTCGTGCAGGGCGCCGCGCGCCAGGACATCCGAAAACGGCTTCACGACGAGCGCGCCGAGCGGCCGGACGGCTGGGCCGGATTGGAGAAGGCGGCGCAGGAGGGGCTGAAGGACCCCGCGGTCCGCGCCCGCTTCGAGCCGCTGCGGACGATGCTCGTCCGAACGCTCGGCGCGATGGACCGGCTGAACACGCCCGGAGCCCGGGCCCTCGTCATGCAGATGCTCCCGCACGCCGAGCACGCGGGCCTCGAGTTCGTCGCCGCGCGCCGCGAGCGGCGCGCGTTATATATCGGCGAGTGGCTGGGCACGATCACGGGCTCGCTGGATGAGACGCTCGAGGGGATGCGCCTCGGCGCCGCCCGGCCCGAGGGCTGGACCGGCAGCAACCGCAGCGGCGGCTACACTCACGTCGAGGGCAGGCGGCAGTCGATGCACCTCTACCAATGGAAGCGCGGCCGCTTCGATCCCGCCGAGATGCGCCACGAGCTGCTGCTGACGCTCGGCATGCCGGACGGCGCCTCGCTCGTCGATCTTCTGCTGCCGGCGCTGGAGGCTATTCAGAATCGCGTGCCGCAGATGGATTCGCTCAATCGCGAGAACCGCATCGGCGAGGAGCTCCGGAACCTCGAGGGGCGCCTCGCCGGCTACGCGGCGCAGGCGGAGCAGAACGGCCGCCCCATGACGCCCGAGCAGATCGACGGGTTCCGCCGCGACCTCACCGAGCAGCTCGTGAGCCGCTACGACGAGCACGACAAGATCGACGGGCACTCCGTCGTCGACCGGCTGCTCCTGTCGTTGAGCTACAGCCCTTTTCACGCCGTCATCCCCGGCTTCGACGAGGCCGTCTACGTCGCCAACGCGCTGCGCTTTTTCCATGAGGCGCACGGGCGCGTGAGCGAGCCCGGGCTGCTCAAGCAGCTGGCCGACGCGGCCGTCGGCTTCCTGACCGGCGTCGCGAACGCGCCCGTCCTGGACTTCCGGCCCGAGCTGCGCGCGCAGGCGGTCGCGACTTGGAAGGCCTTAGCGGCGAAGGCCCGGGCGGCGGGCATCACCCTCAACACCCGCATGGACGGCGTCATCGACCCGCGTCCGCAGAAGCTTCTCGGCGAGCCCGCGCTCCTGGACGACGCCGGCAAGGACGCGACGACCTGGCAGATCGCGATAAGCCCCGGCGACCGCTGGATCGCCCGCGCCGCGGGCGACCGCAGCGTCAAGATCTGGGACGCGCGCACGAAGGCGCTGCTCAAGACCATCCAGCTCGACGACGCCCGCCAGCTCTACGGAGACCTCGCCAACTCCCTGGGCGTGGCCTGGGCCGCCGACGGCCGCCTGCTCGTGACCACTTTGCACGACGGCGAAGAAGGCGGCCGGAAGTTCAGCTACAACATGGTGCGCTCCTTCGACCTGACCGGGGATCGGGACGTCCTGACTCCCGCCGACGCCGTCAGCGCGGTGAGGATCCCCGACGTCTACGTGCTGCGGGAGATGACGCAGGCCTCGCGAGGGCCGCTCTACGCCACCATGAAGGAGCTGCGCAACGAGCAGCAGCACTACCTGGGCGCCGAGGTCCGCCTCGTCGGCGCCGACGGCGTCGCGCTGTCGCTGATCGAGAACGCGACCTTGCTGAGCCTGCGCGGAGATGCCTTGCTCACCGCGGCGCCCGGAAAGTCTCAGCCGAGCCTCAGGCTCTGGGACCTCTTCGATCCGCGCCGGCCCCTGGACGCGACGCCCGAGTGGCTCAAGGAGCGCGTCGCCGCCTGG includes these proteins:
- a CDS encoding type II secretion system F family protein, which produces MYQSLTQAANSGVPILEAIDLLAAEGTLEQEIAFALKARLRRGGSLATAMSHHPGLFPGWQVEIVRMGEATGRMELALAAVSDILETRRLFWLGLLARLATPVFLLHLAPLILEAPLWASAGFDAYWRVVLGALVRMDLLLLALCLSWPWVKDSALLDRFWRFDAKHRFLVCLSALFRAGVSLDEAVAISCAAAGRPRPQEGGSKEAFVDRLARIGVFSGEELGLLRVAEFSGTLDTALGHLADRARQDWVSALKKA